The following nucleotide sequence is from Hippopotamus amphibius kiboko isolate mHipAmp2 chromosome 11, mHipAmp2.hap2, whole genome shotgun sequence.
AAGTAAattctattttatacacataaataGCTTCCTGATAAAACAAGTCCTACAGAGGATCAAAAAGCTATCACCTGCTTATCTCCCTTACTTTATAGACTTCCTGAATAACTCACGGGATCAAGAGGGTGGCCATTATAAAGGTTATCAGGGAGGAAAAGATCACTTACTTCCACATCTAAAGAGAACCATTTTGTCAGagacaatgtcttttttttaggGAAAGGGGTGATCTACATTTCACACTGCTCCATCTGGGGAGTGctggaggtgagggggtgggcgGGCTCACATTGTTGTTGTAGTCCGTAGTGGCAGCGGCACCCAGAACCTCATAGTAGCGCTGCAGGAAGGGCTGGAGGCGGCTCTCAAGCCGCTGCAGCTCCTGAAGCACCTCGACATACTCCGCAGGGGAAGGATGGCTGTGGGCAACCCCAAGGGGCAGTGAGCCAAGGCTTCCCTCAGATTCCCAACCTCACCATGTCTGCCCTACCTTTTCCTGGCCTCCCAGACCCCTGGCCCAACCCCTTCCTGAATTCGCAGAGCTTCGGTTCTTTAACCCCATCAAggggaagaagcagagagaaaaataaactgcttCCACTCTCCCCACCATACAATCCTGTACCTACAATGGCAAAACACTAACTCTAAAAAACAGACAGGGCCTGTGTGAACTGAGGACAGAGAATCTTGATCAGGCTCAGGAAGCACCATTTGGATTTCCTTGCCTCAGGGAGAGCAGTGCTTCTGGCTCAGTGGCCAGTCCTAACCTCATTTCCTACTTCAGAGCCCCCCACTGCCCCTCAACACTAACTCTACAGGTACAACCTCTAAGCAACCCTTTCTCTTCCATCAGACCTTTCCTGGCCCTCATATTTCACTCAGAATCCCCAGCCCACCCCTATCCCAAAAGTTTCCCTCCATCTCTCACTTGGGTGCATTTGTCTCTGGGGCAGGTGCTGGGCCCGCTGGGGCTGGGCCAGAAGGGGTGAGCTCTGGGCTCTGAGCAGCAGGTGCACGCTCCTCCACTTCTTCCGCCTCCATGGGCTCCCGAGGAGGCACTTCACTTTCGACCGGTTCTGACGTTGGAGAGCTCAAGGCTACTGGCTCCGGGGCCGCAGCTGGCATCTGTGGCGGCGGCTGACTGTGCTGGGCTTGGGGCCCCCCTCGACACTGAAGGTGGAGAAGGGTCAGGACACCAAAAAGCAAGATGAGACCGCAGCAGAAGATTACTCAGGTCAAAGCAGACTGAGCGGAAAAGGTGCACTAACTAggctccctgaaagcaggacTCTGCATCACCTTTGACCCCCTAAGACTTATACAAGTTAGACGCATGATAAATATCTGTAATACTTGTAAACAAATTACTAACAAAAAGTAGGGATTGTGATTTCCTAACctccaagagagaaggaaagaccaGTGGTTACAAATACAAACTAATGAAGTTAGGCCATCCCAGTATCAAATATgataaccaaaaaataaacaaagaatagAAAAGCATGGAATCCTTATTTAATTGAAAAGAGATGCCGTGAGAATCATCTGACAAGTCTGCAACAAACTTCCCAGATACCAGGTACTCAGAGGACTGGCAGGGACGCGACAATCTCACAAAGATACTTTTTCTGCTTACAAGAGTGAAAATTGCAGAGAAGAGCCTAGATTAGGAGGGGAGAATCCAGTGGATGTGGCCAGTCACGCCCTCACCCCCAGGCTGAGAGAAAAGAgtaggcagggaggctggggtgaGACAGACAAACCCTAGCCAGCCTGGCCCACTCACCTCCATCCGGGATAGTAAGGTCTGTATATCCCGGATCATGTGCTGAGCCATCACCAGCCGTACTCGGGGCTCACTCTACAACGAGAGGGAAAATCAGGACAGGTCGGAAATAAAGCCACGAGCTCCACCATCTATTAAACCAGGTCCCAGCCACCTCCTCAGCCAGATCTCCTCCCACTTCATGGCCTCCTTCTCCCAGATCCCCTTCCCTGACCCTCCCAGGCCCCGTGATACCTGAATCGGGGCCTGTTCCATGTTGATGTGAACATCCACAGCAGAGCCGTCACTCTGGGGAAAGGGTAAGGGAAGTTGCTCTGGGAGAAGTCAAATACTAAGGCCTCCTCCACTTCCAACAGATTCTCTGGAGCCCCAACCTCTATCTCCTCAAAGACTGAGGCCATTATCAGACCACAGGGCCCTCCAAACCCAATCTAAAGACTGAGATACCTGTCTTATAAGTGCTTGGTTGCTACCACAACCAAAACTACCCCCACAAAAACCCTCCCATGTGAAACACAAGCTTACAGGAAGATTGAAGGTTCCAACCATGACATAGCTGTTGGCATTCCGGTCATGAACAGAGGCCCCAGGCCCCCGAGTACCAGGTGGGGGTCCCCCACCATGGGTGGCTGAGGCAGACCCTGTTCCAGAAGATGCTCCAGAAGGGAGCTGAGTCTGAGGAGGAGCACGTTCCACAAGGTGGATAACCTTTCCCCCAACATctacagaaaaaaagatacacaccAAAACATTATATGATCAGGGAAACCCATAGCCTCAGTTCATCCCTCTGGAAAGCAGCCTCAAGCTCTGTGAACTGCCTCCCCCACGCCCTTACTATATTCCTGGAGCTTCTTATCATCCTGCAGAACTCGTCCCTGGTAGATAAGCCGTTGTTTCTCAGATGGGATGCTGACAGAGGCAGCAATGTGCTCCTTAAACTCCTTTACATTCATCTGTAAGGAAGAAGAGACATGAATAGGAATCAGGGAATGGAAGataaaggaaggatggaagaggaACAACTGACTTGTAAGGGGTAAAAACCATCCCATCATAAAATCACTACCTATCTGTCTTAATTGTGAGGTAATTATCGTGTAAAGCCCTGAACTAAGGCAACACCtgttaaaatacataaacatcaGGAACTTCAGGTTATAGACCTATGAGAAAACTACAgggctgaaaaacaaaaaagccaactgacattctcttctctccttctccgcCTGGCTCCCAAAGGAATGTGTCTGTCTAAAGATACCAGCGACCCCTCCTCAAACACAAAATGATACAACACTGTAACATCAAAGATAAAAGTAGTGACAAAGAAGATGGAATAGAGAATCAAGTTAAGGAAGGCAGACTCAagcaattagaaagaaaaagggacaaatcagagaaacatttttcctAACTAAATAACCGACTCTTGAGGAGTACCAAGCTGTTCACGTACACCTAATCACACAAGCCTATATGGTTTCCTCAAATACATGTAACACCATGTTTTAAAACTGCGGATCAACCTCCTCACGATTTTATCTATTAGGGCTCTACCAGCATTATGAGCAGTATAGGATCTGATTTCTCtcctttaaaaacacaatataaaCCTCACTAATTTTTGTTTATAAGACACACGTGCACTTTAGGTCTGCGTGTTCTCTTTCCCTTCACAAAGGCAGGAGCCACGTCTGTCCCTTGGGGCTGGGGTTCATCTATGATGCTGGCATACaaattcctccttccctctttccctctacACTGAGTTTTATCCAGGTGGAGAAAGGCATAAGAAAATCTGCCCTCCCCAACAAAAACTATAGAGGAAACATCAGAAAATGTTCTGGCTACAATATGAACAAAGGaatcaatgaaagaaaatttgaaaaccagAAAATTAGGCTCTTCTCTCAGAATAAGGAACCTACAAAACGAAGAGTTAATAGGTGTCTCCCAGAAGTACTGGGGTCTCACCTGGGACCCCACAATAAAGGTCCGGGTCTGAGAGTCCAGGGTCTTCACCAGCACCTCCAAGCTGTCAGGTTCCTCCATAGTGGTACTGGTACTATCACTGGGCTCCATGGCCGACAGCTCTCTAAGGAAGAATGTTAGGAGGGAGGTCCGCTGTCGCCCAGAGCATATTTTTATACACCCGGAAGCCTCCCCGGCCCGAGACTCCGCCCCAATACCTAAAGAGTTTCtcccacacaagcacacacactcacacccgcCCCCATCCCCCTTCAGATTCCGGGGCACAGGGTGAGAAACACAAAGGGCAAAGATAGACTGCACAGGGAGCTGGAGGACGGCAGGTGGGAGGGGTTCCACGATGCCAATCACAATAAGGGAGGGCCAGTTGGGCtaggaagcagggaaggaaggaaacacaagacCAGTATCATCACCGGTGGCGATAGGACAAGCGCCCGAGAAGTCGCAAACCCTGGGACAACGAGAGAGCGAGGGTCGCGCCAGACTCTGCGGAGAAAGTGGTTTCGCGCACGCGCGCCACGCCACGCCCATCGAACCCGCCTAAGTCACGACAGACCCGAAATGACGGACATTCACGGAGGACCAGATCGGCTAGCTGactgcctccctcttcctcctaccCTCGGTGCTCCAGCAGAGCGGCGCAACCAACacacaccaaacacacacacacacacacacacaccccccaccaccccgcagCTCCGCCCCCGACTTCCCCACGGTACCGTCACTTCCGGCCTCCCCCAACCTGCCACCAACGGCCACTTCCGTTTCCCCGATAGTATTTGGGGATCGCGAGGCGGTACTTCCGGCTCCCCCCAGGTCCCCAAGCTTTACTTTTGTGGGGCACGACAAGAAAGTCCGCGGCCCCAAACAGTGAGTTCCTGGGGGCGACACGGGCCGGGGCCGGCCTAGATGGGAAGCAGCCGAGCACCCCgcagagccgccgccgccgccgccgccgtcgcccGGGGGACCGTGCTGCGCTTGCGTGCGTCGCACTACGCATGCGTACACACTtaggccccgccccacccccgccggtGCCGTCCATTTCTCCCGTGCGCGCGCTTAAGCAGTAGGGGGTTGTGGTGGCCTCTAtaaatgcctgaaaaaaaattatcaggtgCGAGTCTTCGACTGCCTCGAGAGAGGCTTTGAACAGTTGTATGGGTCTTGGAGTTCGGAGACTGGGGATTGTGTCTCACTAATCTATGTGAAAGTCTTGGCCAGCAGAAAATTTGAGGCGGCACTGTCCTGGCCACCTAGAATTCTGTCTGCCTCTTACCATCGTCCTCGCTGACGCCACTCTTTCGGCGCCTCCGCAAGTCACCCTTTCCATAGGCGGTTGGAGGTGGTTCTCGAGCCGATTAGCGTGCGGTGGCGTCGTTGGGCATGACCTCGGTTTTGCCCTGTGGGCGTTTTGTGGCGCCATGTTTTTCCCCGGCGGTGTGCGGCCGAGGAGGCACGCCATGTTTTGGAGAAGCTAAGGATTTACTACCTTTCAGGACTTTTTGAAAAAAGGACGCCTCCGAGTTTGGGAATTGGGAGCAAATAGAGTCAGGCTGGACCGAAACAAGACTCGCCTAAGGGCTTCTGCAGGCCGGAGGTCTGGGAGGGTTACCGTCCCTCAGTCCTCTTCTGCCCCCGCCCCTCGGGCAAGGGCCTGGGCCCCGCGGTGCTGCCAGTGGCCTGCCTCTGGTGCCCATCCTTTCTGGGATTCGTAGTTTATACCTAAGTCCCAGCGTCGTTTCAGTTAAGAGTTCTAGTAAGCACCTGTGTAGTGAGCCCCTAGTTTGTGCCAGCCAGTTTACTGAGGGTTTCACATACTGTGATGTTTTAAAAGCCTTTCAACATCTGAGATAGCTGTTacatccattttacaggtgagtacACCTAGGCGAatgtaagtggcagaactgacaAATCCAGGCCTACCAGACTCCTTTGGGTCAAGCACTTCTACTTTACTGCCCCAATAACTTGcgttttagttttttattataaaaaatgtcaAACATTACCCCAAAACAGTAATGATGAACCCTCATATAGCCATCACccaagttttattcttttaactaAATCGCAAAACCATAGTAAGCTTCACCTCTCAAAACAAACCCTTATGGCAGTCTGTGggttataaataatatatagagGAAGCCCCACCTTTCATTGCATTAACTGCTCCACCCACTTGGCACTACCCAATGACTGCCTCTTGACAATTCTTTGCCTATCTATCTCCTATTACTTGAGAACTTAATACCCAGCAGAGACTAAtaagtgctttacaaacattACTATTAATTATAGCGAATATTTACTTTGGACTTAATGTGCAGGCCTTTGCTACAGGCTTTATGTGCATTAGCTCTTTTAATCCTATGAGATTGATGAtttgctcattttacagatgaaaaaacaggaATAAAGATTAATAATGCAAGATCTATAAGTAGAGTCAAGGGTTTGGACCCACTCTGCCTGACACCACTGTCTATTCTCTTTAACTACTAAGTTATGTAGCCTCTTATAGTAATAAACATTGAGTGAATGAACTCGTGTCAGACGACTTTTCTGGGGGGTGTACATGTTGTTTCCCCAGTTAACAGCTTCAGAGAGAAAGCCTCCCATCAACCATGCTCCAGCACCTGGTTCATAACTGTTCTCAAGTACTTACCAGGTTGTACTGCAATAATTTGTTTACACAGCTAGTTTTCCTTAGACTGACTTCTTCAAGGCCAGGGACTGTGTCTTACTCATTTTTATGTTCCCAGGGCTTAGCCAGTTCCTGACAAATAGCTGGAACTCAAAAACACTTGGTTTGctaagtgagtgaatgaaagaatcaaTCTACCTCTCTTCAgtgctgcacagcacagcagaTATCCCAGCTCAGATATGGGTTGAAAGACCACAGGCCTACCTGAAGGGCTCAGCTCTCTTAATTCCTGAGAGACCCTGGACATACCAGGATATATTGTGGAGTGGTTGCATTTAGAAGAGGGGGAGGAAGTCTCAAACACTGTAAGTAATCCAGGCTTGAGTTGGAAAACAAGGTTGAAGTTACTCATTAGCAGGTGAAAGGGTCAAGGGTCGAGGCAAGGGGGCTGGAAGCAGAGTGGACTGAGCAGCCAGTGGGGGAGAGCAGTTAAGGCACCAGCCACTACACAGAGCACCGGCTCCCTCCTGCCTGAAGATGTTCCGCCAAATTTGGGCAGCTCTACTCTACCTCTATGGCATTCTCCTTAACTCCATCTACCCCTGCCCTGAGCACAGTCAACTGACAACTGAAGGAGTAGATGGGAAAGAGGTATGGACTGAGAATGTGGGAAGCTTTGCCGAGttggcaggggaggtggggggactcTGAGGGACTAGGGTATGTGGCCTAAGATGACCAGAAAGCCACACTggcaaaggaagggaggaagagggtgTGAGTGTTGTGATGATGAAAgcaagaagtaaaaaaaatatatattagtacTGTGGCCATCAATATGAAGACGTGGTAGAATTGGGAGGTGGGGTTTTCTGAGGAAGGGCAAAGAGGAAGTCATTTAATGACTTCTTGTCATGGATCCAACCCTCAGCTGGAAAAGGGCAGCCAACATCTTCACCACTAAGTATTGTCATTCTGACTGATGAAGAGGTTGGATGGATTCTGTAGTGAGACCCACCTTCTTCTGCTCCCCTCGTCGTCTCTCCAGTTCCCAGAGCCCCACCTGGGCCGGTGGTACTTTATCGCAGGGGCAGCTCCCACCAAGGAGGAGTTGGCGAATTTTGACCCTGTGGACAACATTGTCTTCAACATGGCTGTGGGCTCTGCCCCCATGCAGCTCCAGCTTCGAGCTACCATCCGCACGTGAGTGGTGAGGAGGCAGAGGCACCAGTAGGTGCAGTCTCTGCCTAAAGTGTGAGCACGCACCCCCAGAGCTGGACCCTTTGGCATATCCATTATTATCCATTATTCTTGGCCCAGTTGAGTTCAACAGCTCTTTTAGTTTCCCTCCAGAGAGAGAGGGACCTAACCATcctttggtaacttgaaacccaAGGGGACTCAGGCTTtaagaaggaataaaatggaataaatagaGGCTGATACTGAGTGGTTGAGATGTCACTCAGTCTTTCCTCCTTGCTACCACCACCTCTGCAGGAAAAATGGGCTCTGTGTGCCCCGGAAATGGATCTACCACTTGTCTGAGGGGAGCACAGATCTCAGAACTGAAGGTTGGTTCTCTCCAGCCCTCTCTCTCAAGCCCCCTGGGCGTGCTTGGTTCTGTATCTCTGTCCTCACActttcccccacccaccctgacAGGCCGCCCTGACATGAAGACGAAGCTCTTCTCCAGCACTTGCCCAGGTGGAATCATGCTGAAAGAGACAGGCCAGGGTTACAAGCGCTTCCTCCTCTACAGTGAGTGGGGATGCCAggcaggaagggttggggggaaacAGGGGAGGGGATTGTGGGGGCAAGAGAGCCCCTTTCTCTGGGCCCTGTGACATCATCCCAGGAACGGCTGGGTGCTTCCATGAGGTCCTCACTAGGGGCTGGGGCAGTGCTGAGAAGCATGGGCTTTGatgggcctggccctgcccttccAGATCGCTCACCACACCCTCCTGAGAAGTGTGTGGAGGAATTCCAGTCCCTGACCTCCTGCCTGGACTTTAAGGCCTTCTTACAGACTCCCAGGAATCAAGGTGAGGGGGTAAAGTCCCACGGAAGACAACTAGGACTCACCAAGTCTTCTGTGAGTGCTGGATCAAAGGGACTCAAGTGATGTCACCAGAGCACATAGTTAAAGGCTGACATCATCATACTGGCTGTGTTGACACTTCTAATTGTGTCATAGATTGTGATGGCACCAGAGGGAGCCAGGATGGGCTCTGGGCTACTCAGAGTTTTCTGAGTTTGCAGTGGATATAAGGGCAGAAGGTCAGACATAGGGCAGAGGTCTGTAAAGAAAAAAGGCCTCAGAGACCCCTTCTCTGACATGGGGGAATAAGGGAGTGCATTCTTCCTCATCCCATTACCATCAGCCTTGCCTCTCTCCCTGGGTCTCCTTCCTTTCCATCctcttgttttctccttcctcccaccagAGGCCTGCGAGCTGTCCAGTAACTGACCTGTGGCTTCATCTGTGCCCCCCAGATGGATACAGTGGGAGCTGAGATTGTGGTGGGGGGAGAAGCTGGAGACTTGTAACTACCTTTCAAGAGtaataaagatgattttttaatcCTCATTTTCAGGGTTTGTCTCCCGACATCAGTCTCACTCCCCCCATTTCAATACTCCCCCTACTACCACCTAAACCCCCAGCTGGACGGCGTCAGGAAGGACACTGAGTGGCGGTAACTCTCACTTTGTAGTGGTATATTTAGGATTTGGTGTGACACAGTTATTTATTGCTGAGTGAGCAAACCCAAACCCCCAGTGGGGTCTGCAAACTCCAGTGCTCCCCATGCTGCCTGTGAGCTGCCAGCCCCTCTGAGCTGGCCCTCTTGCCAACACTGCCTGCACCATCCCCACTCCCTCTGGCCCCTAGGAACACGCAGATCCTCCCTGCAGGCTCCCCATCACCTGTGGGAACCCCATCCAGACCCCCCGATCCACCCATCTAGCAGTGCCACTCTTCTCCAGATAGCACAGATCCCAGGATCCAAGGGATCCCTTCAGTCTCTCAACCATCCTCTTACCCCACCCAGAGGTCTGTCTGTCCTGCCTCTAGTCTCTTCCACCCCTGGAGAGTTTTGAAAGGTAGAGAGGACCCTTTAGTCTTATTCTCCACCaccacgttttttttttttttttttttttttggcttttaaaaagtggaggtgggggaaaAAACAGGAAGTGGGagaaatgtaaaagcaaaaattaacagcTGGTGAATTCAAGGGCAATGCCCCCATTGTCCATAAATGCAGACACCCTAAACAGCTCTCCTGTGTGTGAAGGGGGGCTCTGTGCCCTCATACTCTGGGGTTTCTGCCCCATCCCTGAGGTCCCTGTGCTTACAATCTAGATCATGCCCCCACACTATCTTCACCCTTGCTCCCACTGCACTGAGGGTGGGACCCTGGGTCACATCCCACTGTGTGGTCACAGCCCCTTTCCTGGGTCTCCCCTCTgctcctcaccctccctccccaacttCTCGCTCTCCAAGTCAGTGGCCTCCTCATCCCCACTGGGCTCCCGGAGGCTGACAGCCAGCACCAGGGCCTGTAGAAGACCAAAGAGGCAGGCAAAGTGCAGGGGGTGAGCAGTAAGTAGGCTCAGCACGGCATGGAGCCCGTGCAGGGCAGCCAGGAAGGACAGTAGCCCATGCAGCCAGAGGCCCAGCGGTCCACGCAGGCCCAACGCGTCCAAGGCTGCCCGCAAGGGCCTTGAGCACAGCCCCAGCAGGGCTGAGGCCAGGAGCTCCAGCAGGTGCAGGGTCAGGTTGGTGGAGATCTGCAGACACTCTTCTGGGCCCCCCAGGTACTGGTAGGGAGCCCCTGCTCCCCCACCTGTTTCCCCCCGCAGCCAGCCCAGCAGCTTCTGACGCCGGCCAGGCTTCTCCACTGGGGCTTCAGGCCCAGGAGGGCTCAGTCCCTCTTCAGGGGACACTCCAGGTTTCCTGGTGCCACCTGAGTCCACAGGATCCCATCCTAGTTTGGGAATGGTCTCTCCAGCCTCCGATCTCCCAGACTCTTGAGTGCTAGAGACAGTCTTGTTCCACTTGAGAGAATCCATTCTTTTGCACCCCAGTTGCTCAACTTGGGACTCCCTGCTTGGTTCTGGAGTGGCCCCAGAGCTCCTCTGTGCACCTGAGTCCTTGATCTTGGGAGGCCCCGGATCTCCCATGGTTTCTGGGGCACTGTCCCAGTCACTCCCTGAAGTCTCAGAGGAGCTGTCCATCCGTCTGGGTTCTGGGGCCGGCAGGTCAGGCCTCGTTGGTTTCCGGCGGCCCCAGGGGCTACGAGGTAGCCACCCACCAAGCCGTCTCAGGAACATGGTTGGGGTGTGTAATGAGCCCCCAAATTCTGGGGCTGCTTCCTGGCACTGCTTAGACTCTCAGGTTTGGGGGCTGAGGGTTTCCTCGGAAGGCAAAGTCTGTTCAGGCTCAGAAGAACAGGTATCTGCTGGTGAGTCCTACTCTGAATTCAGAAGTGGTTCCCGACTTCCCTGGATGGTCATACCGCCTCAAGTGTGGCAGGCAGCttgtttccttttcagttttgagGTAAATTCAAATTCATTcaccaccgccaccgccaccccACACAAGATTCCAAAAGTCTCAGGATCTGACAAAGCCTGGATCACCCTCACAGTGTCCTCCCTGTTTTCCAGGTTTCTTTCCCGGCAGGCAGCACCCCAAGTTTCACTCACCAAGGCCACGCCCCAAGGTGCCCCAGAAACTGGGGAGGTGGTGCTCCatccaagaaggaaggaaggaaggtggccCCGGATCCTAGGTGCTCCGGAGCGGGAGAGTCCTGAACTGCGGCCCTAAGGCAGCACAGGAAGAAGTCTCCTATTAGGTGTGGGTAGAGGTATCCGGCAAACTCCCGCCTGCAACGTTAGTCCCTTGATTCAGAGGACTGTGAATCTTATAAAGTGGCCCACCGGCCCCTGAGCACGCAGTTGAGACTCGGTCTCCTCAAGGTCAGGCCGGAGATGTCCTCGGAGATCCCGGTTGCGAGGCAAAGCGCGGGCCTGCCTGGGTAGCCACACGTCCAGGCTGCAGCCCCTCCCGGGCCCAGCGTCGGGGCCGCGGCCTCGCGGAGCCGCAGAGCCCGGAAGCAGCTGCACCGGGGCGAGAGGGACAGGCGGAGGCGGAGCCCGCAGCCCGCGGGGCGGACCCTGCCAATCCACCGCCCCTTGCCCGCGCTGCTTGTGCGCGCCATTAGCGCAGCCGGCCGTATTGCGGGGCGCGGAGCCGAGATCACAGGGACCCAATGCCTGGATGTAAACCCAGCCTTCCATTTTCGCCGCCTAGAGGCCCCCGGGCCGCCAGTGTTCCCTGAACCTCGCCCGTCCCCTTTAGTCCcctcttgttcctgattttacgAAAGGCTTTTACTGAAGAGAAAGCTGAGAGGAGGCTTGGAACTTGAGTAGCCCTTCCTTGCTCCTCCATGCACAGATTTTACCCCTTGGATTTGACAACAGTGAGGGCTTCACGTGCCTGGCACCTGGTATGAGCAGCacaagggaggagcaggagaggaagTGTGGGAAAGCCAAGTGTAGACGAATAAGAtgtgcttcctgccct
It contains:
- the C11H6orf47 gene encoding uncharacterized protein C6orf47 homolog, whose translation is MFLRRLGGWLPRSPWGRRKPTRPDLPAPEPRRMDSSSETSGSDWDSAPETMGDPGPPKIKDSGAQRSSGATPEPSRESQVEQLGCKRMDSLKWNKTVSSTQESGRSEAGETIPKLGWDPVDSGGTRKPGVSPEEGLSPPGPEAPVEKPGRRQKLLGWLRGETGGGAGAPYQYLGGPEECLQISTNLTLHLLELLASALLGLCSRPLRAALDALGLRGPLGLWLHGLLSFLAALHGLHAVLSLLTAHPLHFACLFGLLQALVLAVSLREPSGDEEATDLESEKLGREGEEQRGDPGKGL
- the APOM gene encoding apolipoprotein M; translation: MFRQIWAALLYLYGILLNSIYPCPEHSQLTTEGVDGKEFPEPHLGRWYFIAGAAPTKEELANFDPVDNIVFNMAVGSAPMQLQLRATIRTKNGLCVPRKWIYHLSEGSTDLRTEGRPDMKTKLFSSTCPGGIMLKETGQGYKRFLLYNRSPHPPEKCVEEFQSLTSCLDFKAFLQTPRNQEACELSSN